In Halanaerobium praevalens DSM 2228, the DNA window ATTTATTTAGAAGATCAGTAAATTTTTATTTTATTGAGAAAGTTGTATGAGCAGTAACACTGATTTCTTTATTTTTACTGCTAGTATTATAGACACCTAAACTGGAAGTATTAGTAGAATAAGGTTCAGTTATTTGAAAAACGCCTGAGTTCATTGAAATTACTTTATCTATTTTTAGATTAGTATTAGCTAGCATTTTTTCTGCTCTAGTTTGGGCATTTACAGTTGCTTCAGCTAAGATTTCTTTTTTCAGTTCATCAATTTCAGAATAAAAATATTCTAAATTAGAAGCAGCTATTATAATATCTTTGTTATATAGTTTTAAAGGATCAAGAACTAAATCTTCTACAGCCTCAATATCTTCTGTAATTAAAAAGAGATATTGTTTTAGTTTATAGCCTGTAAAAACCCTTTGGCTATTTCCATTTTTAGTTATATAATTAAATTCTTTATTAACTGTAATTGGCTGAACATTAAACTGTTCAGTTTCAATACCCACATTTTTAATTTCTTTTTTAAAGTCGCTTAATTTTTTTTGCATTTCTAAATAACCTTGTTCAAGTTGATCTTGATCAGCTTTTGTTTCAAAAGTTAAAGCCCATTTTAGTTTATCAGCGGTAAAAGCTTTTTTAGAAATACCAACAACTTTGATTGTATTTTGATTTTTGACTGCTTGATAGAAAAAGCCACCTAAAATAAGAGCAGCGATTATTAGGCCAACTGTTAGAATATAATAATTTTTATTTTGCATAAAATCAGACTCCTTTTTTATTTTATTTAATCTAATAAAACTATTATATCACAGCTAATAATTATTTTGGGAATTAATTTCAGCTTGATTTAACTTGATTTTGCTTGCTGCTTATAATATAATAAAGCCAATAATTAAATAGCCATTTATTAAAAAGCTTTGAAGGACATTAGTAAATTTATTAACTGAAATAAGAGAACTGGTGGCTGCTGCAAATCAGTCAGTTAATTATTGAATCCAGTCTGGAGCTGTGAAGCCGAAAATTTGACTAAGCTGAGCCGGTTGAGTCCGTTAAAACTATTAAGCGGCAGCAATTTGCTGTCATTAGGGTGGCACCACGAGTACGCTCGTCCCTTTTTGAGGGAGGGGTTTTTTTATTTTTAAATAATTTTATTCAATAAATTCAAATTTACTTAAAATGTTAGAGTAAAATAAATTATTAGGGGGAATAAAAATGTTAGATATGAGATTTATTCGAGAAAATCCTGAAGTAGTAGCAAAGGCAATGGAAAAAAGAAATATGGAATCACCAATTTCAGAGTTTCAAGAGCTTGATGATAAGCGGCGTGACTTATTATATGAAGCTGAAAATTTAAAAAACAAGCGGAATATTAATTCTGATAAAATTGGTGAACTCAAAAGAAATGGAGAAGATGCTTCTGATTTAATTTCAGAAATGCAGACTGTTTCTGCTAGAATTAAAGAATTAGATCAAAAAGTAGATGAAGTTGAAACAAAATTAAATAAGCTTCTATTATCTATTCCTAATATTCCTAATCAGTCTGTACCGGTAGGCAGTGATGAAGCTGACAATAAAGAAATTAAAAAATGGGGTGAGCCTCGAAAATTTGATTTTGACTATAAAGCTCACTGGGATTTAGGAGAAGATTTAGATATTTTAGATTTTGAAAGAGGAGGTAAAGTAACAGGTACTCGTTTTACATTTTTAAAAGGTGCTGGTGCTAGATTAGAAAGAGCTCTAATTAATTTTATGCTTAATTTGCATACAGATGAACATGGTTATAAAGAAGTTTTCCCACCTTTTATTGCTAATGCAGATAGTATGACAGGAACTGGTCAGCTGCCTAAATTTGAAAAAGATATGTTCAAATTAGAAGGTTTAGACTATTATTTAATTCCAACAGCAGAAGTTCCAGTAACTAATATGTATCGGGATGAGATTTTAGATGTAGAACAGCTGCCTGAATATTTAACAGCTTATAGTGCATGTTTTAGAGCCGAGGCTGGTGCTCATGGTCGTGATACCAGAGGAATTATTCGTCAACATCAATTTAACAAGGTAGAAATGGTTAAGTTTGTAAAACCAGAAGATTCCTATGCTGAATTAGAAAAAATAACTGCTGATGCAGAAGATGTTTTACAGCGTTTAGAATTACCATATCGGGTAGTGAGCCTTTGTACAGGAGATTTAACTTTTTCTTCTGCTAAAACTTATGATTTAGAAGTTTGGATGCCCGCTTATGACAGTTATCGGGAGATTTCTTCTTGTTCTAATTTTGAAGATTTCCAGGCCAGACGGGCAGGGATTCGTTATCGACCTGAACCAAATGCTAGTACTAAATTTGTCCATACTTTAAATGGATCAGGCTTAGCAATTGGAAGAACAGTTGCTGCTATTCTGGAAAATTATCAAAATGAAGACGGAACAATAACAGTTCCTAAAGTTCTGAGAGACTTTATGGGGACAGATATAATTAAGTAAATAAATATATATATATAGTGTTTTTTTTCACTTGTACCCGGTACCAAAAATATCTTTGTGCCGGGTTTAAATCTTTCTGGTAGATTTGTTAATTTATACTTAAAGAAATCTGCTTTTTATGCTATAATAATTATTCAAGTAAAAAAATATATATAAATAATATAAATAGAAAACTTTAAGGAGGTTTTTATTTTGAGCAAATCCGACATGACGGTTATTAAGCGAGATGAAAGAGAAGTAGCTTATAGTCGGGATAAAATTACTAAAGCTATTTATCGAGCTATGATAGAATCAGGTGAAGATGCAACTGAAGATGATGCTGAACAAGTAGCTTTGGATGTAGAATCAGATTTAATACTTGAATTTTATAATGAAGATCAAATACCTAAGGTGGAAGAAATTCAGGATTTAGTCGAAGAAAAATTAATGAAAGCAGCTTATGTTACAACTGCTAAGGCCTATATTTTATACAGAAATAAAAGACAAAAAACTAGGTTAAAGCGTAAAAAAGATCGCCAAGAAAATCCATTATTATCAAATGATTTTTTGAGTAAATATAAGCACCAGCCTAATCCTTTTCCAACTGAGTTAGGAGAATTTATTTATTATCGAACTTATTCTAGGTGGTTAGAAGAAGAACAAAGGCGCGAATATTGGTGGGAAACTGTAAAAAGAGCTGTCGAATATAATTGTTCGCTGGCCCCAACAACAAAAAAAGAAGCAGAAAAATTATATGATAATGTCTATAATTTAAATAACTTTTTAGCTGGTAGAACACTTTGGACTGCTAGTACAGAATCATCTAAGAAATATGGAATGAGTAATTATAATTGTTCTTTTACAGTAATTGATAGTTTTAAAGCTTATCAGGACTTATTTTACTTACTCATGATCGGTTAATTAGTAGCCGCTTATTACAGTAATGTGATAATGAAAAATCTTGTGAACCTTATACTCAAGGGTGTGCTATTTTAATAGTGCTAACGGTATCAGTGAATAAATAATAAACTGACTAAGAAAACCTGTTGTCCCATCGGGATAGATGGTAATACCGTGCCAAGTTATTCTACTCTTTCTTTTTAATAAAGGAAGTGAATTTAAATATATGTATAATGGAGTTATTTATAAAATTAGCAATTTTATTAAAGAAAAAATAGCTTATGGTTTTAAATGGAAAATTGTAGAATAAAAGGTTTAACGACTATCCTTAAATGGAGTAGAATAAGAGTTGAGTACTTATTCAAAGCGCAAGATCCCCAATTGGGGAAAGATATAGTCTGCACTGCAGTGAAAGCTGTGGATAATGTGTCAGGAGTAGGATTTCGTGTATTACCACGTGATGTAGATAAACTACCTAAAATTAGAACTGATATTGAAGTTATTCATAAATATTATGAACCAGTAGCTAAAGATCAAAGAAGAGAATATACAGATTTTGATTTTGATGAAGATGATGTAGTAACAATTAATGTGGGTGATTCTAAAGAAGGTTGGATCCAGTCTTTGGAATATTACTTTAAATTTTTAGTTAACCATGCTTATCGACCTTTAAAAAGAATTATATTTAATTATGATTCTGTGCGACCTAAAGGTGAAAAGCTTAAAACTTTTGGTGGTACAGCTTCTGGTCATCAGAGTTTAAAAAGAATGTTTACTAAAATTGATAAATTATTAAAAGAAAAGCCTGCTCGTGCTTTAGATCAGATAAAAAGAGTGAAATTAAAGCCAATAGATGCTATGGATGTTGCAAATATTATAGCAGAAAATGTTGTTTCTGGTGGAGTTAGACGTTCTTCTCAAATTTGTCTCTTTAGTCAAGAAGATAAAGAAATTGCTCAGGCTAAAAATAATTTATATGTTAAAGAAAATAATGAGTGGATCATTAATAAAGAGATATCTCACCGCCAGATGAGCAATAATAGTATTTTTTATGAAGCCAAGCCTTCTAAAAAGCAGCTGCAGTGGCATGTAAAGCAGATGCGTTTTAGTGGTGAACCTGGTTTTATTAATGCTGTAGAAGGAAGTAGAAGAAGAGAAAACTTTAAAGGTGTTAATCCCTGTGCTGAGATTCTTTTAGATTCTCGGGGAGTTTGTAATTTAACTTCTTTAAATGTAATGGCTTTTGTTGATGATGAAGGTCAACTTGATAAAAAAGCTATGTTTGAAGCGCAAAAGCTTTCTGCTAGGGCTGGTTATCGGATGGCTTTAATAGAATTTGAATTACCTGAGTGGGATCAAATTAATAAAAGAGATCGTTTAATAGGTACTTCCTTAACTGGCTGGCAGGATATGAAAAATGCAGCAGATTTAAATGAAGCTGCAGAAGCTAAATTATTAGAAGAATTGCGTCAAGTTGCTAAAAAAGCAGCTATAGAGATTGCTAAAGAAGCAGGAGATAATGAGCCTAAATTAATAACAACAGTTAAACCTGAGGGAACTCAAACTCAAATGCCTACAGTTTCTAGTGGACTCCATTATTCACATAGTGCTTATTATATTCGTCGAGTTAGAATTTCTGCTTCTGATCCTTTAGCAAGAGTTTGCGAAGAGTTAGAATATCCAATTCATCCTGAAGTTGGTCAAGATCCAGATGATCCAGAAACATTAGTAGTAGAATTCCCAGTTAAAGCACCTGAAGGTCAAGTTAAAGGTGATGTGGATGCTATAGATCAGTTAGAAACATATAAAATGTTTATGGAAAATTATGTGGATCATAATGCTTCAATAACTGTTCATGTTCGTGATGATGAGTGGGAAGCGGTAGAAGAATGGTTATGGGAAAATTGGAATAGTGTAGTTGGTATTTCCTTTATTTCCTATAGTGATAACTTTTATGATTTAATGCCTTATGAGGAAATAACTGAAGAAGAATATCAAGCAAGAAGAAAAGCAATGGAAAAGTTTAATCCTTCTTTAGTTTCTAAATATGAGACTGAATATCTAGAAAGAGAATTAGATAGTTCTTCTTGTGAAGGTGGAGCTTGCCCAGTTAGATAAATAAAAAATAGATAATTATAAAATATTTAGGTCCTGCTTTTAAAAGCAGGACCTAGGTATATAAAAGGAGTTTCAAATGAAAAAAAAGCTAAGATTTATTCTATTATTATTATTTTTTATGCTACTAAACAATTTTCTTTATGGAGTAATAGCTGCTGCTGAAACTGTTAGTTTAGGTATCCCTTCTAAAAATTCAGCTTTAACATTATTTAGTAATTGGAAGCAAATAACAGCAGAAGTTTCTAAAAGAAGTGGTTATCCTCTAGAAATTGTAATGGTCAAAAATCATCAGCAGTTAACAGAAAAAATGAAAGCAGGTGAAATTGATTTAGGTTATTATTCTCCTTTTTTTTATGTTGAAGCTGCTAAAAAAATTGATTTAACTCCTTTAGTGATGCGGGTTAAATTTGGCAGTCCTTATTATCGCGCTGGTTTTATAGTTAGTAAAGAATCTGAAATTAATTCAATAAATGATTTAAAAGATAAAAAAATAGCTTTAACAGCAGAAGCAGATTCTACTTCTGGCTATTATATTCCACTATCTATGTTAAAAAATAATAACTTGGATTTAAAAAAAGATCTCAAGCTTGTTTTTACAGGTAAACATATTAATGTTTTAAAAAGTGTAGTTTATCAGTCAGTTGCTGCTGGTGCCATAAAATTGTATATTCTAGATGAAGCTGCTAATCAAAAATTTAGGTCTCAGATTAAAATTATAGAGCGTTCTTTTTATTTGCCTGGTTCTTCAATTGCTGTGCTTAGTAATTTTGATCCAGAAAAACTAACTAAAATCAAAGCTGCTTTTTTAAGTTTAGCTACAGATAGTAAAGGTTTAGAAGCTCTTAAAGCAATGCAATTTGATGGTTTTGTAATTAGTAATGATCAATTATATAATCCAGTGAGGGATTATTTGAAAAATTTAGATTAATTTAAGTATCTATTTTAATAAATAGAAATAAAAATTAAGAGGTTTTTATCTTGTCCTTAAAAAAACGTTTAATTATATATATAATGCTTATTTTCTTATTTGTCATGGTTTTTGTTGGCTATATTTTAATTTCTCAACAAAAAGATATATTTCAAGAAGAAATAGAAAGAAGAGGTCGACTTTTAGCAAGTACTTTAGCTAAAATAAGTAGAGAGCCAATCCTTGTTTATGAATTTAGTGCTCTTAATCAAAATGTACTTTCCTTTAAAGGTGAAAAAGGAGTAATTGAAGCTAAAATTTTAAATAATAAAGGTCGCATTGTAGCTTCAATTGATAAAACAGAAGAAGGAGAATTTGCAGCTGCTAAATACTTTTCGGATTCCAAACAAAGTTATTTTGCAGATAAACTTTTGAGTATAGAAAAAATTAAGCATAACGAACTTGAAATGGGAAGAGCAGTTATAGTTTTATCTTTAGATTCAATGAATAAAAAAATAAATTATTCTGTTAAAATGATAGTTTTTATTTTAGGAATATCCTTTGTATTTTTATTTATATTTATTAATTTTGCTTCTAGTTATTTACTTAAACCAGTAATTTTACTAACTAATTTAGTTAGAAAAATTCCAGACAGTAAATTTGAAATTGAAGCATTAAAAAAGCAAAATCCACCAGCAGAATTAGAAGAACTTTATAATTCAATTATCTGGATGTACGAAGAAATGCTCCTTATTCGTAAAAGATTAATTGAAAAAACACAAATGGCAACTATCGGTAAAATGTCTGCCTATTTTGCTCACGAAATAAGGAACCCCTTAGAAGCAATGTCGGGAGCAGTAGAGGTTTTGAAAATTAAAGGTGATTTTTCTAATTCTAATAAAATGTTTTTTGATATTATAAAAGAAGAAATAGCTACTCTGAATAGTTTTTTAGATGAATTTTTAAATTTTACTAGAATTAAATCATATTCTTTTGAAAAATTTAATTTACCTAAACTAATTAAAGATATTATAATTTTATTGAAACCAATGTTTAAAGCTAAAAATATTGAATTAGTTTTTGATTTTGCAGAAAATGAAATTTTAATCGAAGCTGATCTTAATAAAATAAAAAGTGTAATTACAAATATTTTATTAAACGCCAAAGATGCGATTAAAGAAAAGGGACTTGTTAAAATAGAGCTGACTAAAAAGCAAGATTTAATCGAAATTAGAATTACAGATGATGGTCAGGGAATAAATAAAGCTGATTTAGATAAAATATTTAATCCCTTTTTTAGTACCAAAAAGGCAGGAAACGGAATTGGTTTAAGTATTGCTAAAGAAATAATTGAAGCTCATAAAGGCAAGATTTTAGTTAACTCTACTGCAAATACTATTTTTAGGATCCAATTACCTTTATCTGAGGATGATATAAATGAAAAAAATTCTAATAGTTGATGACAAAAAGAATATCTGTCGAGTTTTGACTGCAATTTTGGCAGCTGAAAATTATCTTGTTGACTCTGCTAATGATCCTTTAAAAGCTGTTGAGAAAGCTAAGAAATTTAAGCCAGATTTAATTATTTCAGATATTAAAATGCCTGGTTTAAATGGTTTAGAATTTTACCAACTTCTATTGCAAAATAATTTGGATTTAAAATTAATATTTATGACTGCTTTTGGTAGTATTCCAATGGCTGTTGAGGCAATTAAAATGGGGGCTTCGGAATTTTTAACTAAACCAATTGATTATGAAGAGTTAAAATTAAAAATTCGTAATTTATTATTTGATAATCAAAGTAATATTGCTTCTCATTATACTGAAAAATATCCTAAAATTATTGGTCAGAGTCAGGCAATTATAGATTTAATTGAAAAAATAGATTTAGCAGCAGATTATAGTTCAACAGTTTTAATTCAAGGAGAGAGTGGAACTGGCAAAGAGCTTGTAGCTCAAGCTTTACATTATCACAGTCAGAGAGCTACCGAAAAGTTTGTTGCTGTTAATTGTGCTGCTTTAGGTAGGAATTTAATTGAATCAGAGTTATTTGGCCACCGTAAAGGAGCTTTTACAGGTGCTATAAGTGATAAGAAAGGAAAATTTGAAATAGCAGATGGTGGTAGTATACTTTTAGATGAAATCAGTGAAATTGATTTAGATATTCAGGCAAAACTTTTACGTGTTTTACAAGAAAAAGAATTTGAAAAAGTTGGTGAAAATAGGACAATTAAAAGTGATGTGAGAGTAATTGCAACTACTAATCAAAATTTAGCTGAAATGGTAAAAAATAATAAATTTAGAGAAGACCTTTATTATCGTTTAAATGTGATTCCGATTTTTATGCCTCCTTTAAGAGCCAGAAAAGAAGATATTAAATTATTAGTTGATTTTTTTATAGATAAAATTTGTGAGAAAGAAAAAATTGTAAAGAAAACAATTAGCCAAGAAGCTATTGATGTCTTAAAACAGCATAATTGGCCAGGGAATGTAAGAGAATTAGAACATGTAATAGAGCGTTTAATAATTACAAACAGAAGTGAGAAAATATCTGCTTTAGCTGTTTATAATGAGCTGCCAAAGAGTAAATTAGAGGCTGCTAAATCTGGTTTAACAGAAAAAGAGAAATTAATTGAGGCTTTAAAAATAGCAAAAGGGAATAAAACAGAAGCAGCTAAAATTTTGGCAATCTCGAGAAGGACTCTTTATAACTGGCTGCAAAAATATGGTTTAGAAGAAGCCTAATTTCAGCTGAGAAAGCTTTACATTTTGGTGTGCAAAATAAAAAAAATTATACATTTTAAGAAAATAATTTATTTCAATTAAGGAAACCAGTTTTGAGTGGTTTCCTTTTTTTTATTAATTAAATGAGATTAAGGGCTGTTAAAATAGGCTTCAAGCTTAAATAAATAATTTGTTATCTTTTAATTATACTTTAGTTAAGTTAGGAATAAAAATTGCATTAGTTATAGTTGAATAAAAAAAGGGAGGAATTTAAAATGAAAAAAGTTCTATTAATTTTATTAATCTTAGCAATGTTTTTTAGTTTAACTATTAGTAATGCAGCTGCAGCTTATCCAGAAAAACCAGTGCAGATGATTGTTGCTTTTAGTGCTGGTGGAGGAACAGATACAGCTGCTAGAACAATAGCAAAATATTTTAAAAGATATACCGATCAGTCTTTAGTAGTTGTTAATAAACCAGGTGGAAGTGGGGAAGTTGGATTTACTCAATTAGCTATGGCCAAAACAGATGGTTATACAATTGGTTTTCTAAACACACCTCATGTTGTTACACCACCAATTATGAGAAAGACTAATTTTAGTTTAGATAGTTTTGTTCCCATTGCAAATATTGTTACAGATCCTGGTGTTTTAGTTGTTAGAAATGATGATCAGTTTGCAAATTTAGCTGAATTTATTCAGTATGCTCAAGCAAATAAGATTAGTACTGCAAGTGGAGCTCCTGGTGGAGATGACCATTTAGCCGGTTTAAATATTATGGATGAGACAAATGTTAAATTGACTATGATTCCATTTAATGGTTCTTCAGAACAAAAAAGTCAATTATTAGGTAAACATGTAGATGCTGCCTTAATGAATGCAAGTCAGGTTAAATCATTAGTTGATGCTGGTGATTTAAAAGTATTAGCAGTAATGGCTAAGAAAAGAAGCAGTTATTATCCAGAGGCACCAACCTTTATTGAAGCAGGTTATGAAGTTGTTTCTGGTTCTTCAAGAGGAATAGCAGCTCCTAAAGGAATGGACCAAGCTCAGATTGAAAAATTAGCTGCAGTTTGTGCAAAAATTGTAAAAGATGAAGATTTTTTAAGAGAAGCTGAAAATCTTAATTTAATTATGGATTATATGCCTCAAGCTGAATATCAAGCTTATTTAGCAGAAATGAATGCTAAATACAGCAAAATGTGGGAAGCTAATCCTTGGAATTAAATTTTAAATTTAAAGTCGGGAATTAGTCCCGGCTTTTTCTTTGCTTAAAAAATATAATTATTTTAATTAGTAATTATTATAAAATTAGAAACTAAGAGGTGAATTTAAATGGAAATGTGGAAAAGAGATAGAATAGTTGCTATCTTTATGCTTGTTTTATCAGGCTTAGCTTATTATGGGAGTAGATCCTTTTCAGAAATGGCACAAATTTTTCCTACTTACATCATTTATGTTTTAGCAATTCTTTCTTTGCTGCTTTTGCTAAAAACTTTTAATAAGGATAATTATAAGCATATAGAACAAGAAGTAGATCAAAAAACAGGTGAAGTTAAAGAGGTTATTGAAAAAGCTGAGGTAGTTACAATTGATCAAGAAGGTAAAAAAAGAGTGTTAATTACTGTACTTGCAACTATTGCTTATATATATTTAATGAATTATTTAGGCTTTTTTGTGACAACTTATTGTTTTATGTTTGTTTTATTTACCCTGCTAAAAGTAAATAATTTAATGGTGAAAATATTTGTACCATTATTTACTTCTGCTTTTGTTTTTTTGATTTTTAGAGTCTTTTTAACAGTTCCCACCCCAAAGGGGATATTTTTCTAAAAAGGAGTTGAGATAAATGTTTGGAATGGTATTTAATGCTTTTTCGGTTTTATTAATGCCTATCAATTTATTAGCTGTTGCGGCAGGGATGGTTTCGGGAATTATAGTTGGAGCTCTGCCTGGATTAACAGCAACAATGGCTGTGGCTTTATTAGTGCCAGTAACTTTTAGTATAAATCCAATTACAAGTTTAGCTATGTTAGGTGGAGTTTATTGTGGTGGTATTTATGGAGGTTCTATTTCTTCAATACTTTTAGCTACTCCAGGAACACCAGCTGCAGCAGCTACTGCTATTGATGGTCATCCAATGGCCCAAAAAGGAGAAGCTGGTCAAGCTTTAGGAATAGCAACTATTAGTTCTTTTTTCGGAGGAATTACTAGTGCAGTTGCTTTATTATTTATTTCTACCTGGTTAGTTCAATTTGCCTTAAAATTTGGCCCTTCAGAGTATTTCTTTTTAGCTGTTTTAGGTTTAACTACAATAGTAACTTTATCAACTGATTCATTACTAAAGGGACTTTTAAGTGGAGTTTTTGGACTTTTAATTGCAACAGTGGGGATGGATCCAATTAGTGCTTTTCCTCGCTTTACTTTTGGCAATGTTAATCTTTTAAGTGGGATTCCTTTTATGCCAGCTATGATAGGGTTATTTTCTGTTAGTCAGGTTTTGAAATTAATTCGTAAAGGTGGTACAATTTCTAATTCTACTGATAAAGTTAAAATAGGTAGAGTAATGCCTAATTTTAAAGAGTTTAAGAGATTATTACCAACTATTTTAAAAGGCTCAGGGATGGGAACAGTAATTGGTATCTTACCTGGAGCTGGTTCAACAATTGCTTCTTTTATTAGTTATAATGAGGCTAAACGCTCAGGCAAAAAAACAGATATATTTGGAGAAGGAGAACCTAAAGGGGTAGCTGCTACAGAGTCCGCTAACAATGGTGTAACAGGTGGTTCTTTGATTCCTTTACTTACTTTAGGAATTCCTGGTAATTCAGTTGCAGCTGTTTTATTAGGTGGATTAATGATTCAAGGTTTAATTCCTGGTCCAGATCTTTTTACTCTATATGGTGATATAACTTATGCTTTTATTGTTTCCTTATTTATAAGTAATATTTTTATGTTAGTTATTGGTTTAGCAGGTGCTAAATATTTTGCGAGGGTAACAAATGTTTCAAATAAAATATTAGTACCTATTATTTTAGTCTTAAGTGTTATTGGTTCTTTTTCAATTCAAAATAGTATTTTTGATGTTTGGTTGATGTTTGGTTTTGGTCTTTTAGGATTTTTATTTAATTTCCTTGGTTTTTCTTCAAGTCCAATTGTTTTAGCTTTAATTTTAGGACCAATAGCAGAAGAAGGATTTACTAGATCAATGCTTTTATCTGGAGGAGAATGGGGAATCTTTTTTAGTAACCCAATTTCTATAATTTTAATTAGTCTTTCAGTTATAGCTTTAATACCACCAATTATCCGTTATCTTAAAGATAGAAAGAAAATTTCGGAAAAAAATAATTAAAAAGGGGTGATTGCAGTAGTTTCAGAAAAGAATATAATAATCAACTTAATTTTGGCTTTGTTTTTAAGTGGTTTAATTGGCTTTGAAAGAGAACAGCATGAGAGACCTGCAGGTTTAAGAACTCATGTTTTAGTTGGGACTGGAGCAACAATAATTATGATGATTTCGCTGGCAATGCATGAGATTAATGTCGAAAATGATGCAGGTCGAATAGCAGCTCAGGTAGTTAGTGGAGTTGGTTTTTTAGGAGCAGGGACAATAATTAAAGAAGGATTTTCAGTTAAAGGTTTAACTACTGCAGCCAGCCTCTGGGCAACAGCAGCAATTGGTTTAGCAATTGGAGCTAATTATTATTTTTTAGCTGTTTTAACTACTTTGTTTGTCATAGTCAGCTTGTATTTGCTAAATAGTATAGAGTTTAATAAAAACTCAAAAAAATATAGACGTTTAAAATTTAGACTAAAAAATGAAAATGAAATTTTAAGTAAAATCAGTAATATTTTAAACACAGATCAGCTTCGGATTAGAGGTATGCAGATTAAAAGAGATTTTCGGAAGCTAAGTGAAAGTGAAAATGAAATAATAGTTAAATATAAACTAGAAAGTAGAGATAAAGAGAAATTATTACAAGCAGCAAACAAACTATTAGAAAATGAAGAAATAATAGAATTAGATATTAGTGATTAAAAAATTAATATTAAAATAAGATGTTAACAAAGTCTACCTTAATTG includes these proteins:
- a CDS encoding tripartite tricarboxylate transporter permease; amino-acid sequence: MFGMVFNAFSVLLMPINLLAVAAGMVSGIIVGALPGLTATMAVALLVPVTFSINPITSLAMLGGVYCGGIYGGSISSILLATPGTPAAAATAIDGHPMAQKGEAGQALGIATISSFFGGITSAVALLFISTWLVQFALKFGPSEYFFLAVLGLTTIVTLSTDSLLKGLLSGVFGLLIATVGMDPISAFPRFTFGNVNLLSGIPFMPAMIGLFSVSQVLKLIRKGGTISNSTDKVKIGRVMPNFKEFKRLLPTILKGSGMGTVIGILPGAGSTIASFISYNEAKRSGKKTDIFGEGEPKGVAATESANNGVTGGSLIPLLTLGIPGNSVAAVLLGGLMIQGLIPGPDLFTLYGDITYAFIVSLFISNIFMLVIGLAGAKYFARVTNVSNKILVPIILVLSVIGSFSIQNSIFDVWLMFGFGLLGFLFNFLGFSSSPIVLALILGPIAEEGFTRSMLLSGGEWGIFFSNPISIILISLSVIALIPPIIRYLKDRKKISEKNN
- a CDS encoding tripartite tricarboxylate transporter substrate binding protein yields the protein MKKVLLILLILAMFFSLTISNAAAAYPEKPVQMIVAFSAGGGTDTAARTIAKYFKRYTDQSLVVVNKPGGSGEVGFTQLAMAKTDGYTIGFLNTPHVVTPPIMRKTNFSLDSFVPIANIVTDPGVLVVRNDDQFANLAEFIQYAQANKISTASGAPGGDDHLAGLNIMDETNVKLTMIPFNGSSEQKSQLLGKHVDAALMNASQVKSLVDAGDLKVLAVMAKKRSSYYPEAPTFIEAGYEVVSGSSRGIAAPKGMDQAQIEKLAAVCAKIVKDEDFLREAENLNLIMDYMPQAEYQAYLAEMNAKYSKMWEANPWN
- a CDS encoding sigma-54-dependent transcriptional regulator, translating into MKKILIVDDKKNICRVLTAILAAENYLVDSANDPLKAVEKAKKFKPDLIISDIKMPGLNGLEFYQLLLQNNLDLKLIFMTAFGSIPMAVEAIKMGASEFLTKPIDYEELKLKIRNLLFDNQSNIASHYTEKYPKIIGQSQAIIDLIEKIDLAADYSSTVLIQGESGTGKELVAQALHYHSQRATEKFVAVNCAALGRNLIESELFGHRKGAFTGAISDKKGKFEIADGGSILLDEISEIDLDIQAKLLRVLQEKEFEKVGENRTIKSDVRVIATTNQNLAEMVKNNKFREDLYYRLNVIPIFMPPLRARKEDIKLLVDFFIDKICEKEKIVKKTISQEAIDVLKQHNWPGNVRELEHVIERLIITNRSEKISALAVYNELPKSKLEAAKSGLTEKEKLIEALKIAKGNKTEAAKILAISRRTLYNWLQKYGLEEA
- a CDS encoding MgtC/SapB family protein; protein product: MIAVVSEKNIIINLILALFLSGLIGFEREQHERPAGLRTHVLVGTGATIIMMISLAMHEINVENDAGRIAAQVVSGVGFLGAGTIIKEGFSVKGLTTAASLWATAAIGLAIGANYYFLAVLTTLFVIVSLYLLNSIEFNKNSKKYRRLKFRLKNENEILSKISNILNTDQLRIRGMQIKRDFRKLSESENEIIVKYKLESRDKEKLLQAANKLLENEEIIELDISD
- a CDS encoding tripartite tricarboxylate transporter TctB family protein; this encodes MEMWKRDRIVAIFMLVLSGLAYYGSRSFSEMAQIFPTYIIYVLAILSLLLLLKTFNKDNYKHIEQEVDQKTGEVKEVIEKAEVVTIDQEGKKRVLITVLATIAYIYLMNYLGFFVTTYCFMFVLFTLLKVNNLMVKIFVPLFTSAFVFLIFRVFLTVPTPKGIFF